A genome region from Musa acuminata AAA Group cultivar baxijiao chromosome BXJ3-5, Cavendish_Baxijiao_AAA, whole genome shotgun sequence includes the following:
- the LOC103973165 gene encoding phosphatidylinositol N-acetylglucosaminyltransferase subunit P isoform X2, with protein sequence MEETPPSPTSLVVSSPRRTLSLLRERRQKHPIPDPDEKTAASAAAAFAEEHGPKPSEVYGFVGCITTVIAAVIFIVWAYTPEPWLHYLGITYYPMVLAMVSYLGLNFMVTPPPTSFNIMFDEYSRERSTATSLGGEERPIEPISDIGVEQINNIMFG encoded by the exons ATGGAGGAGACGCCACCATCACCGACCTCGCTGGTTGTGAGCAGCCCGAGGCGAACGCTGAGCCTACTCAGAGAGAGGAGGCAGAAACATCCCATTCCCGATCCCGACGAGAAgaccgccgcctccgccgctgcGGCGTTCGCCGAGGAGCATGGGCCGAAGCCTTCCGAGGTCTACGGTTTCGTCGGCTGCATCACCACCGTCATTGCAGCAG TGATCTTTATAGTGTGGGCGTACACTCCTGAGCCGTGGTTGCATTATTTGGGCATCACCTACTATCCTA TGGTCTTGGCGATGGTTTCTTACCTTGGTTTAAACTTCATGGTGACTCCTCCTCCAACTTCGTTTAACATAATGTTTG ATGAATATAGCAGAGAACGCTCTACAGCAACATCTTTGGGCGGAGAGGAACGACCTATCGAGCCTATTTCTGATATCGGTGTAGAACAGATAAATAATATTATGTTTGGATGA
- the LOC103973165 gene encoding phosphatidylinositol N-acetylglucosaminyltransferase subunit P isoform X1: protein MEETPPSPTSLVVSSPRRTLSLLRERRQKHPIPDPDEKTAASAAAAFAEEHGPKPSEVYGFVGCITTVIAAVIFIVWAYTPEPWLHYLGITYYPSKYWAIAIPSFLIVTVVLAMVSYLGLNFMVTPPPTSFNIMFDEYSRERSTATSLGGEERPIEPISDIGVEQINNIMFG, encoded by the exons ATGGAGGAGACGCCACCATCACCGACCTCGCTGGTTGTGAGCAGCCCGAGGCGAACGCTGAGCCTACTCAGAGAGAGGAGGCAGAAACATCCCATTCCCGATCCCGACGAGAAgaccgccgcctccgccgctgcGGCGTTCGCCGAGGAGCATGGGCCGAAGCCTTCCGAGGTCTACGGTTTCGTCGGCTGCATCACCACCGTCATTGCAGCAG TGATCTTTATAGTGTGGGCGTACACTCCTGAGCCGTGGTTGCATTATTTGGGCATCACCTACTATCCTAGTAA GTACTGGGCAATAGCAATTCCATCTTTTCTTATTGTAACAGTGGTCTTGGCGATGGTTTCTTACCTTGGTTTAAACTTCATGGTGACTCCTCCTCCAACTTCGTTTAACATAATGTTTG ATGAATATAGCAGAGAACGCTCTACAGCAACATCTTTGGGCGGAGAGGAACGACCTATCGAGCCTATTTCTGATATCGGTGTAGAACAGATAAATAATATTATGTTTGGATGA